A segment of the Vibrio aquimaris genome:
TCACGTTTAGTAAGACTGCTTTCAGTTTCACTGTACAGAGTTTGTGCTTCTGGTGCTCCGCGTCTTTGGTCAGAAATCTTTTCTATCACCACGGTTTTTTCCTCATGGCCCTGGCGAAGTGTAATGATGGCTCCTAACTCAACGATTTTACTTGGTTTGCTGCGCTGTCCATTGTAATGGACTTTTCCACCGTCGACCATATTGCGAGCAATGGCACGTGTTTTGTAAAAACGTGCAGCCCAGAGCCATTTATCTAGCCTGACTGCTATAATTTCTGTAGCCATAGTGGATACTAACCTCTGAGGGATATCAATCTTGTGCCAAATTATTGGAGTAACAATGGTGACGCAGCGCTCATTTTTCA
Coding sequences within it:
- the hslR gene encoding ribosome-associated heat shock protein Hsp15, whose amino-acid sequence is MATEIIAVRLDKWLWAARFYKTRAIARNMVDGGKVHYNGQRSKPSKIVELGAIITLRQGHEEKTVVIEKISDQRRGAPEAQTLYSETESSLTKREENAKQRKLHAHNPSPDRRPDKKQRRDIIKFKHQ